A segment of the Bacteroidota bacterium genome:
AAATAGTTTTTCATCGTCATCGCAAAATCCTTCAATCGCAGGAGCAACTGTTGCAGCGAGCGGAACTTATTCTGTGAATGTTACTGTTGCCGGATGTACAAGTTCAAATGCAACAACAAGTGTTACTGTAAATCCGATTCCTGTTACACCTACTGCATCGAGCAATTCACCGATATGCGCAGGATCAACACTTAATCTTTTTGCAAATACAATTGCAGGTGCGACTTATTCCTGGACAGGGCCAAATGGATTTTCATCATCATCGCAAAATCCTTCTATCGCCGGAGCAACTGTTGCAGCGAGCGGAACTTATTCTGTGAATGTAACAGTGAGTGGATGTACCGGATCCGACGGAACAGTAGTTGTTACTGTCAATACAATTCCTGCTCCGCCTACTGTGTCGAGTAACACTCCTGTTTGTACCGGAACACCGTTGAATCTTTTTGCAAGTACCATTGCGGGTGCAACTTATTCCTGGACTGGGCCGAATGGATTTTCTTCTGCATTACAAAATCCGACCATTGCCAGTGCAACACTTCCTGCTGCCGGCACTTATTCGGTAACAGTTACAGTTGGTGGATGTGCAAGCAGTTCGCCTGCGACAACAACAGTTGTTGTAAACGCAACACCAAATCCTCCGACGATCACAAGCAACTCACCTTTGTGTGTAGGTGCAACACTTAATATTAATTCAAGCTTTGTTGCAGGCGCCACTTATTCCTGGACAGGGCCTGCAGGATTTTCTTCATCAACGCAAACAAACAGTATTCCGAATGTCACTTCTGCCAATGCAGGAATTTATTCGGTGAACGTAACAGTGAACGGATGCACAAGTGCAAATGCAACATTCAATGTTGTGATCCATCCGATCCCGAATCCGCCTACCGCATCGAGCAACAGCCCTGTTTGTACAGGAAATACATTGAATCTTTTTTCAAGTTTTGTTGCAGGAGCAACCTACAACTGGACCGGGCCGAATAGTTATTCGGGCACCGGTCAGAATCGAAACATAACCAACATTACACTTGCCGGTGCAGGAACATATTCTGTGACGGTAACAGTTCTCGGTTGCACCAGCACTTCAGCTGGAACGACTACTGTAGTTGTGAATCCGACTCCGGCACCGCCAACTGTTTCGAGTAATTCTCCGATATGCGAAGGATCAACTTTGAATCTCACTGCTTCTAATGTTGCAGGAGGAACTTATTCCTGGACAGGGCCGAATGGATTTACATCAACTACACAAAACCCTTCTATACCTGCTGCTATACTTGCGGATACAGGAACTTATTCCGTAACAGTAACTGTAGGCGGATGCCCGAGTGTGGCTGCATCAGTGAATGTTATTATTAATCCGATTCCATCTGCACCATCTCCATCAAGTAATTCTCCGATATGTGCAGGATCAACTCTTAATCTTTTTGCAACCAATGTTGCAGGCGCAACTTATTCTTGGAACGGACCAAATGGATTTTCATCATCATCGCAAAATCCTTCGATTGTTTCGGCAACAACTGCAGCAACGGGAACTTATACTGTGAATGTAACAGTGAATGGATGCACGAGTGTTGACAGTACAACTTTTGCTGCAGTCAGTGCAACACCGACCACGCCAGTTGTGTCGAGCAACAGTCCTGTTTGTGCAGGAACAACTCTGCAATTGTTGGTGGATACAATTCCGGGAGCAACTTATTCCTGGAGTGGGCCGAATGGTTTCTCATCAACTTTGCAGGATCCGACGATTCCGAATATCACTGCTGCAGGAGCAGGAACTTATACTGTAACTGCAAACAACGGATGCGCGAGTGTTCCGGGAACAACAACTGTGGTGGTGAATGCAACTCCGAATCCACCGGTTGCTTCGAACAACGGACCGTTGTGTTCCGGATCGAATCTGAATCTGAATTCTTCGAATGTTGCAGGAGCAACTTATTCCTGGAGCGGGCCAAATAGTTTCTCAGCATCAACGCAGAATACATCAATACCCGGAGCCACGTCCGCAGATGCGGGAACTTATTCTGTGACGGTAACGGTGAATGGATGTACGAGTAATGCAGCAACAACAAATGTTGTTATCAATACTCCCGCTGTTGTGAATGCCGGGCCTGATGTAACTGTTTGCGATAATAATCCGGCAGTTTTGTTGTCGGGAACTTCTTCGACAGGAAGCGGAATATGGTCAACTTCCGGGACAGGAATTTTTTCGCCTGGAAATACTGCACTCAACGGAACCTACAATCCAAGCAGCGCGGATACCACTGCAGGCAGTGTTACATTGACACTTACTTCAACTGCGAATGGAGCTTGTCCTTCTGCAAATGATCAACTTGTTATAACAATAACTGACGGGCCGGTTGCAAATGCAGGAGCGGATCAAACGGTGTGTGCAAATAATGCTGCAGTATCATTGGGTGGAAGCATTATTACAGCAACAGGCGGACAGTGGAGTTCGAGCGGCACAGGAACATTCACACCTTCTTCGACGACTCTTAATGCAACTTATAATCCTTCCGCAGCGGATACTGCTGCCGGAACCGTGACGTTGTATTTGAGCACAACCGGTAACGGACAATGTTTTGCAGCAATCGACTCAATGATCATTACCATCACCAATGCGCCGCTGGTAAATGCGGGAAGTAATATTTTCGTTTGTGCAAATAATCCGAATGCAGCGTTGAGCGGAACATCTTCAACCGGAAGCGGAACATGGAACACGAACGGAACCGGAACATTCACACCGAATGCAACTACACTCAACGCAACTTATGTTCCTACCAATGCTGATACTGCTGCTGGAAGTGTACTTGTGTGGCTCACCAGTACGGGTAACGGAAATTGTCTTGCAGTCCAGGATACAATCACCATCACATACACACAACCGCCTACTGTTTATGCAGGAGAGGATCAAACGGTTTGTGCGAATAATGATTCTGTTTATCTCGCAGGAACTTCATCAACCGGAAGCGGAATATGGACAACTTCCGGAACAGGAACATTTGTACCGAATGCAACTACCAACAACGCAACGTATGTTCCTTCTGCTGCCGATACTGCTTCCGGATTTGTGACATTGACATTTACAACTACAAATAACGGTGGATGTCTTGCAGTCAGTGACCAGGTGGCGATAACAATTACTCCGGCGCCGATCGTGAATGCCGGACCTGATCAGAGTATCTGCGGTAACAATGCCGTTGCTGTACTGAATGGTTCGTTCTCCGTTTCTATGGGTGGTGTATGGTCTACAACCGGAAGCGGAACATTTACACCAGCGAACACCGATATGAATGCTTCGTATGTTGCAAGTAGTGCCGATACCACTCTGGGATTTGTAGATATTATACTTACAACAACCGGAAACGGAGTTTGCAATCCTGTATCTGATACGATGGTGCTCAGTATTTCAAATGCACCGCATGCGATTGCAGGGCCGGATATTATTTCGTGTATCAACAGTCCGAATACACCGCTGAACGGTACAACTTCTACAGGAAGCGGAACGTGGAGTACAGCGGGAACGGGAACATTCACACCGAACGCCAGTACGCTTAATGCAACTTATATTCCTTCCGCCGCAGATACCACAGCCGGATCAGTGACGTTGTATTTAAGCACAACCAATAACGGAACTTGTAATCCTGTAACTGATACGCTCATCATAACATTCGCTCCAGTGCCAACAGTCACGACAAGTCCTGATCAGACTGTTTGTGCGAATAATGATCTTGTTTCCGTAACTGGGAGTTCAAGTACAGGATCAGGATTCTGGACCACATCGGGAAGCGGAACATTTGCACCCACAGCACTC
Coding sequences within it:
- a CDS encoding gliding motility-associated C-terminal domain-containing protein, with the protein product NSFSSSSQNPSIAGATVAASGTYSVNVTVAGCTSSNATTSVTVNPIPVTPTASSNSPICAGSTLNLFANTIAGATYSWTGPNGFSSSSQNPSIAGATVAASGTYSVNVTVSGCTGSDGTVVVTVNTIPAPPTVSSNTPVCTGTPLNLFASTIAGATYSWTGPNGFSSALQNPTIASATLPAAGTYSVTVTVGGCASSSPATTTVVVNATPNPPTITSNSPLCVGATLNINSSFVAGATYSWTGPAGFSSSTQTNSIPNVTSANAGIYSVNVTVNGCTSANATFNVVIHPIPNPPTASSNSPVCTGNTLNLFSSFVAGATYNWTGPNSYSGTGQNRNITNITLAGAGTYSVTVTVLGCTSTSAGTTTVVVNPTPAPPTVSSNSPICEGSTLNLTASNVAGGTYSWTGPNGFTSTTQNPSIPAAILADTGTYSVTVTVGGCPSVAASVNVIINPIPSAPSPSSNSPICAGSTLNLFATNVAGATYSWNGPNGFSSSSQNPSIVSATTAATGTYTVNVTVNGCTSVDSTTFAAVSATPTTPVVSSNSPVCAGTTLQLLVDTIPGATYSWSGPNGFSSTLQDPTIPNITAAGAGTYTVTANNGCASVPGTTTVVVNATPNPPVASNNGPLCSGSNLNLNSSNVAGATYSWSGPNSFSASTQNTSIPGATSADAGTYSVTVTVNGCTSNAATTNVVINTPAVVNAGPDVTVCDNNPAVLLSGTSSTGSGIWSTSGTGIFSPGNTALNGTYNPSSADTTAGSVTLTLTSTANGACPSANDQLVITITDGPVANAGADQTVCANNAAVSLGGSIITATGGQWSSSGTGTFTPSSTTLNATYNPSAADTAAGTVTLYLSTTGNGQCFAAIDSMIITITNAPLVNAGSNIFVCANNPNAALSGTSSTGSGTWNTNGTGTFTPNATTLNATYVPTNADTAAGSVLVWLTSTGNGNCLAVQDTITITYTQPPTVYAGEDQTVCANNDSVYLAGTSSTGSGIWTTSGTGTFVPNATTNNATYVPSAADTASGFVTLTFTTTNNGGCLAVSDQVAITITPAPIVNAGPDQSICGNNAVAVLNGSFSVSMGGVWSTTGSGTFTPANTDMNASYVASSADTTLGFVDIILTTTGNGVCNPVSDTMVLSISNAPHAIAGPDIISCINSPNTPLNGTTSTGSGTWSTAGTGTFTPNASTLNATYIPSAADTTAGSVTLYLSTTNNGTCNPVTDTLIITFAPVPTVTTSPDQTVCANNDLVSVTGSSSTGSGFWTTSGSGTFAPTALVTNPVYTPSASDTTNGSVLLTYHASNACTPVTSTITITITPAPYVLAGADQSVCANNANVILSGYVGGGTNTGDWSTSGSGTFSPSSSSLNATYSPSAADTIAGSVFLILTSTGNGICNAVSDTVVLTITHQPDANAGPDMSACANNATALNGTISGGSGTGIWTTPNGNGTFSNATSLTSTYTPSNSDTLASPIMLILTSTGNGGCTADADTMFITVTPGPVVFAGVDQTVCANNPDVNLNGSVTIASGGIWNTTGNGVFIPGNTVMNPTYLPDTSDVNNGSVVVYLTSTGNGLCSPVVDSMTIFFSPSPLVNAGGNQNICAGNTAVTLNGTISGGATTGIWTTLGSGTFTPNDSTLNATYNLSAADTSAGTVTLILTSTNNGTCNPDADTMQIIITPIATAFAGNDSTICANTGGYVLNGNVIGNSGTGYWTTSGSGTFTPDSSALNATYVPSGTDTSSGSVTLVLVATNTCIPSSDSIVLSFIPASIAQAGPDVVICGGGNVLLNGNISGATGGQWSTSGDGTFSPSSSVLNPVYTPGTNDTASGNVTLYFSTTGSGICSGVTDSMQITIGHKPDAQFSSGVLCNGVAGSFTDLSTVVNDSIVNWSWTSGTDTSSSQNPNFVYTTNGNQSVTLIVISSAGCSDTITKTVNVNPSPAADFSSALTCPFNAAFTDSSTISSGTIITWNWSFGDSTFSSLQDPTHTYNDTTWYHVTLVVTSDSGCVSSYSDSILFVPCEEHVTPPGVPTAFTPNGDNVNDILFVKGGPFTQFEFRVFNEWGNQVFESNSQTNGWNGTYRSKPQPAGTYVWTLVGVTADNKYVNMSGGVNLIR